One genomic window of Halococcus salifodinae DSM 8989 includes the following:
- a CDS encoding ABC transporter substrate-binding protein, whose amino-acid sequence MMKDSDPGQSRRSYLKRAALASTVGMAGLAGCTGGGGGDDNGSGGNGSGGGNASSGSGSSGNGSGGNGSSSNGSSSGGSSGSLTVLHGWTGGDGATALENLVEGFEEANPDVSANFQAIGGGGNTNLDTTISNRAQNENLPTSWADWPGLNLVPFTEAGLLADVGENVWTDDLRNNYSQEAKTYSQVGEEAGSIGSGPYVAVPIGSHRMNDLFYNVSVVEEAGVDPTSFSEPADLLAAMKTVEEETDAVGMAQGLQAPFTTLQLWEVVMQGQAGYQPFMDYINGEGDEQAVRSAFEMVNNYFDHINQNASSVGFTQANQLIMNGEAAFMHQGNWVAGAYRNQEGFEYESDWNNVSFPGTDDMYGLHLDSFPMAASAGDSGAAQAWLSYVGTPDAQVRFNQFKGSIPPRTDVPTDEFDPYLTQTIEDYNNVSNKPPTIAHGLAVLPDVHSEIDGVITDSFLGSGDLDAATQGMLDAVSGSN is encoded by the coding sequence ATGATGAAGGATTCGGACCCGGGACAGTCACGGCGGTCGTACCTGAAGCGCGCAGCGCTAGCAAGCACCGTCGGCATGGCCGGTCTCGCCGGCTGTACGGGCGGCGGTGGCGGCGATGACAACGGCAGCGGTGGTAACGGTAGTGGCGGTGGCAACGCCAGCAGCGGGAGCGGAAGCAGCGGGAACGGCAGCGGTGGCAACGGCAGTAGCTCCAATGGAAGCAGTAGTGGCGGCAGTAGCGGAAGCCTCACCGTGTTGCACGGCTGGACCGGCGGTGACGGCGCGACGGCCCTCGAAAACCTCGTCGAGGGGTTCGAAGAGGCCAACCCCGACGTCAGCGCGAACTTCCAGGCGATCGGTGGCGGTGGCAACACCAACCTCGACACCACCATCTCCAACCGCGCCCAGAACGAAAACCTCCCCACGTCGTGGGCGGACTGGCCGGGGCTCAACCTCGTTCCGTTCACCGAGGCCGGACTCCTCGCTGACGTCGGCGAGAACGTCTGGACCGACGATCTCCGGAACAACTACTCCCAGGAAGCCAAAACCTACTCCCAGGTCGGCGAAGAAGCCGGCTCGATCGGGAGCGGTCCCTACGTCGCGGTCCCGATCGGCTCCCACCGGATGAACGACCTGTTCTACAACGTCTCGGTGGTCGAAGAAGCCGGCGTCGACCCCACGAGCTTCTCCGAGCCGGCGGACCTCCTCGCGGCGATGAAGACCGTCGAGGAGGAAACCGACGCGGTCGGGATGGCCCAAGGTCTCCAAGCCCCCTTCACCACGCTCCAGCTCTGGGAGGTCGTGATGCAGGGTCAGGCGGGCTACCAGCCGTTCATGGACTACATCAACGGCGAGGGTGACGAACAGGCCGTGCGCTCGGCGTTCGAGATGGTCAACAACTACTTCGATCACATCAACCAGAACGCCTCCAGCGTCGGGTTCACCCAGGCGAACCAGCTGATCATGAACGGCGAGGCCGCGTTCATGCACCAGGGCAACTGGGTGGCCGGCGCGTACCGCAACCAGGAGGGCTTCGAGTACGAGTCCGACTGGAACAACGTCTCCTTCCCCGGCACCGACGACATGTACGGGCTGCATCTCGACTCGTTCCCGATGGCAGCCAGCGCGGGCGATTCCGGGGCCGCACAGGCGTGGCTCTCGTACGTCGGCACGCCCGACGCGCAGGTCCGCTTCAACCAGTTCAAGGGGTCGATCCCGCCGCGGACCGACGTGCCGACCGACGAGTTCGATCCCTACCTCACCCAGACCATCGAGGACTACAACAACGTCTCGAACAAGCCGCCGACGATCGCTCACGGTCTCGCGGTGCTGCCGGACGTCCACAGCGAGATCGACGGCGTGATCACCGATTCCTTCCTCGGCTCGGGAGACCTCGACGCCGCAACTCAGGGGATGCTCGATGCCGTCTCCGGATCGAACTGA
- a CDS encoding mandelate racemase/muconate lactonizing enzyme family protein gives MPVDYTQLHDPNAEYTMRDLSAGTMGVRAKRGGGRDVEITDVQTTMVDGNFPWTLVRVYTDAGIVGTGEAYWGAGVPEVIERMTPFVVGENPLDLDRLYEHLVQKMSGEGSIEGTVVTAISGIEIALHDLAGKILEVPAYQLLGGKYRDEVRVYCDCHAGEEADPEANADEAERVVEELGYDALKFDLDVPSGHEKDKANRHLRNAEIDHKAEIVRAVTERLDGRADAAFDCHWSFSGGSAKRIARAVEDYDVWWLEDPVPPENHDVQREVSQSTTVPITAGENVYRKHGHRRLLEEQAVDVIAPDLPKVGGMRETRKIADMADTYYVPVAMHNVSSPVATMASAHVGAAIPNSLAVEYHSYQLGWWEDLVEETVIEDGSIDVPEKPGLGLTLDLDAVEAHMIDGEELFDEA, from the coding sequence ATGCCGGTCGATTACACACAGCTCCACGATCCGAACGCCGAGTACACGATGCGCGATCTCTCGGCTGGAACGATGGGTGTCCGTGCGAAGCGCGGCGGCGGACGAGACGTCGAGATCACGGACGTGCAGACCACGATGGTCGACGGCAACTTCCCGTGGACCCTCGTGCGGGTGTACACCGACGCGGGCATCGTCGGCACTGGCGAGGCCTACTGGGGGGCGGGCGTTCCGGAAGTCATCGAGCGGATGACGCCGTTCGTGGTGGGCGAGAACCCGCTCGACCTCGATCGGCTGTACGAGCACCTCGTCCAGAAGATGTCGGGCGAGGGCTCGATCGAGGGCACGGTCGTCACCGCGATCTCGGGGATCGAGATCGCGCTCCACGACCTCGCGGGCAAGATCCTCGAGGTTCCGGCCTATCAGCTCCTCGGCGGGAAGTACCGCGACGAGGTCCGGGTGTACTGCGACTGTCACGCCGGCGAGGAGGCAGACCCCGAGGCGAACGCCGACGAGGCCGAACGCGTCGTCGAGGAGTTGGGCTACGACGCGCTGAAGTTCGACCTCGACGTGCCCTCGGGCCACGAGAAGGACAAGGCGAACCGCCACCTCCGGAACGCCGAGATCGACCACAAAGCCGAGATCGTCCGTGCGGTAACCGAACGCCTCGACGGCCGGGCCGACGCCGCCTTCGACTGCCACTGGTCCTTCTCCGGCGGGAGCGCGAAGCGCATCGCGCGCGCGGTCGAGGACTACGACGTCTGGTGGCTCGAAGATCCAGTGCCGCCGGAGAACCACGACGTCCAGCGCGAGGTCAGCCAGTCCACGACCGTCCCGATCACCGCCGGCGAGAACGTCTACCGCAAGCACGGCCACCGCCGCCTCCTCGAAGAGCAGGCCGTCGACGTGATCGCGCCAGACCTCCCCAAAGTAGGCGGGATGCGCGAAACCAGAAAGATCGCCGATATGGCCGACACCTACTACGTCCCGGTGGCGATGCACAACGTCTCTTCGCCGGTGGCGACGATGGCGAGCGCGCACGTCGGCGCGGCGATCCCCAACTCGCTCGCGGTCGAGTACCACTCCTACCAGCTCGGCTGGTGGGAGGACCTCGTCGAGGAGACCGTGATCGAGGACGGTTCGATCGACGTGCCCGAGAAGCCAGGCCTCGGGCTGACGCTCGATCTCGATGCGGTCGAAGCACACATGATCGACGGTGAGGAGCTGTTCGACGAAGCGTAG
- a CDS encoding zinc-binding dehydrogenase: MQAVQFTEHGDRDVIEYGEYPDPEPGRNEALVDVKAGALNHLDVFTRGGLPGVDLDMPHVPGSDAAGVVEAVGEDVTRVDPGDRVAVTAGRSCGECEFCRHGEHSLCESYHIIGEHVQGVHSEQAAVPAENLVPVPEGVDWETAAAAPLVFQTAWRMLVTRADLGPGESILVLGASGGVGHAAVQIAKYIGAEVYATASTDEKLKYARECGADHTVNYEETDFAAAMREATDGRGVDVVVDYVGPATWEDSIKCLAKGGRLVTCGATTGPKAETNINRVFWKQVDILGSTMASLGEVDDVLSLVWDGTFEPKIRETLPMSEAARAHEMLEEREGFGKVVVVPDSER; this comes from the coding sequence ATGCAGGCCGTCCAGTTCACCGAGCACGGCGACCGCGACGTCATCGAGTACGGCGAATATCCCGATCCCGAACCCGGTCGGAACGAGGCGCTCGTCGACGTGAAAGCCGGCGCGCTGAACCACCTCGATGTGTTCACCCGCGGCGGACTCCCTGGCGTCGATCTCGACATGCCGCACGTTCCCGGCTCCGACGCCGCCGGCGTGGTCGAGGCGGTCGGCGAGGACGTCACGCGCGTCGACCCGGGCGACCGGGTCGCGGTCACCGCCGGTCGGTCGTGCGGCGAGTGCGAGTTCTGCCGCCACGGCGAGCACTCACTCTGTGAGAGCTACCACATCATCGGTGAGCACGTTCAAGGGGTCCACTCCGAGCAGGCGGCCGTCCCCGCCGAGAACCTCGTGCCAGTCCCCGAGGGCGTCGACTGGGAGACCGCGGCTGCCGCGCCGCTGGTCTTCCAGACAGCGTGGCGAATGCTGGTCACGCGGGCAGACCTCGGTCCCGGCGAGTCGATTCTCGTGCTGGGTGCGTCCGGCGGCGTGGGCCACGCCGCGGTCCAGATCGCGAAGTACATCGGTGCAGAGGTGTACGCCACCGCGAGCACCGACGAGAAACTCAAGTACGCGCGCGAGTGCGGCGCGGATCACACCGTCAACTACGAAGAGACCGATTTCGCAGCCGCGATGCGCGAGGCCACCGACGGCCGCGGGGTCGACGTGGTGGTCGATTATGTGGGACCGGCGACGTGGGAGGACTCGATCAAATGTCTCGCCAAGGGTGGCCGACTCGTGACCTGCGGCGCGACCACCGGGCCGAAAGCCGAGACCAACATCAATCGGGTGTTCTGGAAGCAGGTCGATATCCTCGGCTCCACGATGGCCTCGCTGGGCGAGGTCGACGACGTCCTCTCGTTGGTGTGGGACGGCACGTTCGAGCCGAAGATCCGCGAGACGCTCCCGATGAGCGAGGCCGCCCGTGCCCACGAGATGCTCGAAGAGCGCGAAGGGTTCGGGAAAGTCGTTGTGGTTCCCGACAGCGAACGATAA